The Desulfoscipio gibsoniae DSM 7213 genome contains a region encoding:
- the rpmD gene encoding 50S ribosomal protein L30 encodes MAKLKITLVRSVIGRPETQRRTVRALGLKKTNSFVIREDIPQVRGAISKVSHLLKVEEV; translated from the coding sequence GTGGCCAAGTTGAAGATTACCCTGGTCAGGAGTGTTATCGGTAGGCCGGAGACCCAAAGAAGAACGGTACGCGCCCTGGGTCTAAAGAAAACAAACAGCTTTGTCATTCGGGAAGACATACCTCAGGTGAGGGGCGCAATCAGTAAAGTTTCCCATTTGCTTAAAGTGGAGGAAGTGTAA
- the rplO gene encoding 50S ribosomal protein L15 encodes MNLHELKPTPGSRRKPTRKGQGIGSGLGKTAGRGHKGQKARSGGGVRPGFEGGQMPLQRRMPKRGFTNAPFKKEIITVNLDKLNRFENGTEVTPEILLETKVIRKIRDGVKILGEGNLEKTLTIKAHAFSKSALEKIEAAGGKAEVI; translated from the coding sequence ATGAACCTGCATGAATTAAAACCCACCCCTGGATCCCGGCGCAAGCCCACCCGTAAAGGACAGGGTATCGGATCGGGATTGGGTAAAACTGCCGGTCGCGGGCATAAAGGTCAAAAGGCCCGCAGCGGCGGCGGAGTAAGACCTGGTTTTGAGGGTGGCCAGATGCCCCTGCAGCGCCGTATGCCCAAGCGGGGATTCACCAATGCACCTTTTAAAAAGGAAATTATTACAGTAAACCTGGATAAATTAAATCGCTTTGAAAACGGTACCGAGGTGACCCCGGAAATTTTGCTGGAAACTAAAGTGATCAGAAAAATTCGGGACGGGGTTAAAATTTTGGGCGAAGGCAACCTGGAAAAAACACTTACCATTAAGGCCCATGCATTCAGCAAGTCGGCGCTGGAAAAAATCGAGGCCGCCGGCGGCAAGGCCGAGGTGATTTAA
- the secY gene encoding preprotein translocase subunit SecY, which translates to MLDGLKGAFKVSELRTKLLFTLSMIFIFRVGAHIPVPGVDVDAFRELIGTAGIILGFFDVISGGAFKSFSVFAMSIIPYINASIIMQLLTVVIPHLERLAKEGEEGRKKITQYTRYFTVMLAFLQAIGMSVMMGNYGVLHNPGFISYAVIVFTLTAGTTLLMWIGEQITERGIGNGISLLIFAGIVSRLPSGIQNLYLQLEAGTINVLSLLILVVIGALVIAAVVAVQEGQRRIPVQYAKRVVGRRVYGGQTTHLPLKVNQAGVIPVIFASSLLMFPEQIARWFQGSAIAEFYVNYFGWNSPAHTLVYALLIIGFTYFYTAVIMNPVDMADNIKKYGGFIPGIRPGRPTAEYISRVMSRITLAGAVFLALIAILPNFVLLATRIPNIYFGGTALLIVVGVALDTMKQIESQLLMRSYQGFIK; encoded by the coding sequence CTGCTGGATGGCTTGAAGGGTGCCTTCAAGGTCAGTGAACTGCGCACCAAGTTATTGTTCACCCTGTCAATGATCTTTATTTTTCGTGTAGGGGCGCATATACCTGTTCCCGGGGTGGATGTAGACGCATTTCGTGAGCTGATTGGCACAGCCGGTATAATATTAGGCTTCTTTGATGTTATATCCGGCGGCGCCTTTAAGAGTTTTTCGGTATTTGCTATGAGCATAATCCCCTATATTAACGCCTCCATTATTATGCAGCTGCTCACCGTGGTTATCCCCCATTTGGAGCGGTTGGCCAAGGAAGGCGAAGAGGGGCGCAAAAAGATCACCCAGTATACTCGCTATTTTACGGTGATGCTGGCTTTTCTGCAGGCCATCGGCATGAGCGTTATGATGGGCAACTACGGGGTTTTGCATAACCCGGGCTTCATCAGCTATGCTGTCATTGTGTTCACTCTTACTGCGGGTACGACACTGTTGATGTGGATCGGCGAGCAGATTACCGAGCGGGGTATCGGCAATGGTATATCCCTGTTGATATTTGCAGGTATCGTCAGCCGCCTGCCTTCCGGTATCCAAAACCTTTACCTGCAGCTTGAAGCGGGCACTATCAATGTATTGAGCCTGCTTATACTGGTGGTAATCGGTGCATTGGTTATCGCCGCTGTAGTGGCGGTACAGGAAGGCCAAAGGCGCATTCCTGTGCAATATGCCAAGCGGGTAGTGGGTCGCCGGGTTTACGGTGGTCAAACCACCCACTTGCCGCTCAAAGTGAATCAAGCCGGTGTGATACCTGTAATTTTTGCTTCATCATTGCTGATGTTTCCCGAACAGATAGCTCGCTGGTTTCAGGGCTCGGCCATAGCTGAATTTTATGTAAATTATTTTGGCTGGAATTCACCGGCACATACCTTAGTCTATGCTTTACTGATTATTGGCTTTACTTATTTTTACACTGCAGTAATTATGAACCCGGTGGATATGGCTGACAATATTAAAAAGTACGGCGGTTTTATACCTGGCATCAGGCCGGGGCGACCCACTGCGGAATACATTTCCCGGGTCATGAGCCGTATTACATTGGCCGGAGCTGTATTTCTGGCGCTAATAGCCATTTTGCCTAACTTTGTTTTGCTGGCCACCAGAATACCCAATATTTATTTCGGTGGTACCGCACTATTAATCGTGGTTGGCGTGGCTTTGGACACTATGAAACAAATTGAATCACAACTATTAATGCGCAGCTACCAGGGATTTATTAAGTAA
- the map gene encoding type I methionyl aminopeptidase, whose protein sequence is MIICKSERELSYMREAGKVVAGALDKLAEAIEPGVTTAELDQIAEEYILSKGAKPAFKGLYGFPATICASVNEQVVHGIPGLRKLENGDIISIDVGAEINGYFGDHARTFAVGSIAAEQQKLLDVTRTSLAEGIKMARSGNRLSDISHAVQSYVEKNGFSVVRDYVGHGIGSKMHEEPQVPNFGRPGRGPRLKAGMTLAIEPMVNMGAYYVQTLPDNWTVVTRDGQPSAHFEHTIVITDSEPVILTLP, encoded by the coding sequence ATGATTATCTGTAAATCCGAGCGGGAATTGTCCTACATGCGGGAGGCTGGTAAAGTGGTGGCGGGAGCCCTCGACAAGCTGGCCGAGGCGATAGAGCCCGGGGTAACCACTGCAGAACTGGACCAAATTGCCGAAGAGTACATTCTTTCCAAGGGAGCCAAACCGGCCTTTAAAGGTCTTTACGGTTTTCCGGCTACTATATGTGCATCGGTTAATGAACAGGTGGTACACGGCATCCCTGGTTTAAGAAAACTGGAAAATGGAGATATTATTAGTATTGATGTTGGTGCGGAAATAAATGGATATTTTGGAGACCATGCCCGAACCTTTGCTGTAGGTAGTATTGCAGCTGAACAGCAAAAACTACTGGACGTAACCCGTACATCCCTGGCAGAAGGCATTAAAATGGCCAGAAGCGGTAACCGGCTCTCCGATATATCCCATGCAGTACAGAGTTATGTTGAAAAAAACGGTTTTTCGGTGGTTAGAGATTACGTGGGGCATGGTATCGGATCAAAAATGCATGAGGAACCCCAGGTACCTAACTTTGGTAGGCCCGGACGTGGGCCACGGCTTAAAGCTGGCATGACATTAGCGATAGAACCGATGGTAAACATGGGAGCTTATTATGTGCAAACTCTTCCGGATAACTGGACGGTGGTAACAAGGGACGGCCAGCCATCGGCTCATTTTGAGCATACCATTGTCATTACCGACAGCGAACCGGTGATACTAACATTGCCATAG
- a CDS encoding KOW domain-containing RNA-binding protein, with the protein MQVNVTPGQLVQPRAGRDSGKYYLVIKVLDDHYVLAADGTVRRLENPKKKNIKHLTLHTRIAGEIVDKLKSGDSISNADIRRAIERLVGNEEELPF; encoded by the coding sequence ATGCAGGTTAATGTAACCCCGGGACAACTAGTGCAACCCAGGGCCGGGCGGGATAGCGGCAAGTATTACCTGGTGATTAAGGTTCTTGATGATCATTACGTGCTTGCTGCTGACGGAACGGTTAGGCGATTGGAAAATCCCAAGAAAAAAAATATTAAACATCTCACTTTGCATACGCGAATCGCCGGAGAGATTGTTGATAAGCTGAAATCAGGCGATAGTATTAGCAACGCCGATATACGCAGAGCGATAGAACGCTTGGTGGGCAACGAGGAAGAGTTGCCATTTTAA
- the infA gene encoding translation initiation factor IF-1 yields the protein MSGKDVIEVEGTVIEPLPNAMFRVELKNGHKVLAHVSGKIRMNFIRILAGDRVMVELSPYDLTRGRIVYRYK from the coding sequence ATGTCAGGTAAGGATGTTATAGAAGTGGAAGGTACCGTAATTGAGCCATTGCCCAATGCTATGTTTCGAGTGGAACTGAAAAACGGCCATAAGGTACTGGCCCACGTGAGTGGAAAAATCAGGATGAATTTTATCCGAATTTTAGCCGGGGACCGGGTGATGGTGGAATTGTCCCCCTATGATTTAACCCGGGGGCGCATTGTCTACCGCTACAAATAG
- the rpmJ gene encoding 50S ribosomal protein L36, which yields MKVRPSVKPICEKCKIIRRKGKIMVICENPKHKQRQG from the coding sequence ATGAAAGTCAGGCCTTCTGTGAAACCAATATGTGAAAAATGCAAGATTATACGTCGAAAAGGCAAGATAATGGTGATATGTGAAAACCCTAAGCATAAACAAAGGCAAGGGTAA
- the rpsM gene encoding 30S ribosomal protein S13, with the protein MARIAGVDLPRDKRVEIGLTYIYGIGKPTSQRILEQTGVSPDTRIRDLTEDEVNKLRDAIEKNYRVEGDLRREIALNIKRLIEIGCYRGLRHRRGLPVRGQNTKNNARTRKGPKRTVGVRRKK; encoded by the coding sequence ATGGCACGTATCGCGGGTGTAGATTTACCGCGGGATAAAAGAGTGGAAATTGGCCTTACCTACATTTACGGCATTGGTAAGCCCACCTCGCAAAGAATATTGGAGCAAACTGGGGTTAGCCCCGATACCCGTATCAGGGATTTAACCGAGGATGAAGTAAATAAACTAAGGGATGCCATTGAAAAGAATTATCGTGTCGAGGGTGACCTGCGCAGGGAAATAGCCCTGAATATCAAACGGCTTATAGAAATCGGCTGCTATAGAGGACTGCGCCACCGCCGTGGGCTGCCGGTACGCGGACAAAATACCAAAAATAACGCCAGGACCCGTAAGGGACCTAAGCGCACGGTTGGCGTACGCAGGAAAAAGTAG
- the rpsK gene encoding 30S ribosomal protein S11 produces the protein MARRATRTRRRERKNIDRGVAHIKSTFNNTVVTITDTKGNAISWASAGGVGFKGSRKSTPFAAQMAAEKAAREAMEHGMKELEVTVKGPGAGREAAIRSLQAVGLEVSVIKDVTPVPHNGCRPPKRRRV, from the coding sequence ATGGCTCGCAGAGCAACCAGAACCAGAAGACGTGAACGTAAAAATATTGATCGCGGCGTGGCGCATATTAAGTCTACGTTTAACAATACCGTAGTCACCATTACAGATACGAAGGGCAATGCCATCTCCTGGGCCAGCGCCGGTGGGGTTGGTTTTAAAGGATCACGGAAGAGCACCCCCTTTGCTGCTCAAATGGCTGCAGAAAAAGCTGCGCGGGAAGCTATGGAACATGGTATGAAGGAGCTTGAGGTAACGGTAAAAGGGCCTGGCGCGGGTCGCGAGGCTGCCATTCGTTCCCTGCAGGCTGTTGGCCTGGAAGTTAGTGTAATCAAGGACGTTACACCTGTTCCACATAATGGATGCCGGCCGCCCAAGCGCCGGAGAGTATAA
- the rpsD gene encoding 30S ribosomal protein S4, whose amino-acid sequence MARYTGAQCKLCRREGQKLYLKGDRCYTGKCGIDRRSYAPGQHGQGRKKISEYGLQLREKQKARRFYGILEKQFRNYYFKASRQPGVTGENLLRLLERRLDNVVYRLGLAASRNEARQLVRHGHFVVNGRKTNIPSFLVRVGDEIVVREKSKESPRVKELIERAADNTPPAWLEYDAEQLKGRVVALPSREQIDAPVQETLIVELYSK is encoded by the coding sequence ATGGCAAGATATACGGGTGCGCAGTGCAAGCTGTGCCGTCGCGAAGGTCAAAAGCTGTATCTTAAGGGTGACCGCTGCTATACCGGTAAATGCGGTATTGATCGCCGCAGTTATGCTCCCGGTCAGCATGGTCAGGGTCGTAAAAAGATTTCCGAATACGGCTTGCAGTTAAGGGAAAAGCAAAAAGCCCGTCGCTTTTATGGCATTTTAGAAAAGCAGTTTAGAAACTATTACTTCAAAGCTTCCAGGCAGCCGGGCGTGACCGGTGAAAACCTTTTACGCTTATTGGAACGTCGTTTGGATAATGTGGTTTACCGCCTGGGTTTGGCCGCTTCACGTAACGAGGCCCGCCAATTGGTACGCCACGGTCATTTCGTTGTAAACGGCCGGAAGACTAATATCCCTTCATTCCTGGTACGGGTGGGGGATGAAATCGTTGTACGGGAAAAAAGTAAGGAATCGCCGCGGGTTAAGGAATTAATTGAACGTGCTGCTGACAACACACCCCCGGCATGGCTGGAATACGACGCCGAGCAATTAAAAGGTCGGGTGGTAGCGCTTCCCTCTCGGGAACAGATAGATGCCCCCGTTCAAGAAACCCTGATTGTGGAGCTATACTCCAAGTAG
- a CDS encoding DNA-directed RNA polymerase subunit alpha, with protein MLEIEKPRIECVETNDEQHYGKFVVEPLERGYGITLGNSLRRILLSSLPGAAVTSVKIEGVLHEFSTVPGVKEDVTDIILNLKSLCLKMHTDEERIMRIETQQEGPVTAGDILTDPDVEILNNDMHIATLAEGGRLFMEMTVSKGRGYVSAERNKKGDHIIGVIPVDSIFTPVRKVNYHVDNTRVGQRTDYDKLTMEVWTDGSIEADEAVSLSAKILSEHLRLFIGLTESADEVEIMVEKEEEQKDKILEMPIEELDLSVRSYNCLKRAGINTVEELVQRNEEDMMKVRNLGKKSLEEVMNKLSELDLKLRNEDD; from the coding sequence ATGTTGGAAATTGAGAAACCTAGAATTGAATGTGTGGAAACCAACGATGAACAACATTATGGTAAGTTTGTGGTGGAGCCGCTGGAAAGGGGCTACGGAATAACTTTGGGCAATTCGCTGCGGCGCATTTTACTGTCCTCACTACCTGGTGCGGCGGTAACCTCGGTTAAAATTGAAGGGGTGCTGCACGAATTTTCCACTGTTCCCGGTGTAAAGGAAGATGTCACCGATATAATCCTAAACCTCAAATCCCTTTGTCTAAAGATGCATACGGACGAGGAAAGGATTATGCGTATTGAGACCCAGCAAGAGGGTCCAGTAACAGCCGGGGATATTCTGACCGACCCGGATGTGGAGATATTGAACAACGATATGCACATAGCCACCCTGGCCGAGGGCGGGCGGTTATTTATGGAAATGACCGTCTCCAAAGGCCGTGGCTATGTATCAGCTGAGCGTAATAAAAAAGGTGACCATATCATTGGAGTTATTCCGGTGGACTCTATATTTACTCCGGTGCGCAAGGTTAACTACCATGTGGATAATACCAGAGTGGGTCAGCGCACGGATTATGACAAACTTACCATGGAAGTTTGGACGGACGGCAGTATTGAAGCTGATGAAGCTGTTAGCTTAAGCGCCAAAATATTAAGTGAGCACCTGCGTCTGTTCATTGGTTTAACCGAGTCTGCGGACGAGGTTGAAATAATGGTAGAGAAGGAAGAAGAGCAAAAGGATAAGATACTGGAAATGCCCATTGAGGAACTGGATTTAAGTGTGCGTTCATATAACTGTCTGAAACGGGCGGGAATCAATACCGTGGAAGAATTGGTTCAGCGCAACGAGGAGGATATGATGAAGGTACGCAACCTGGGCAAAAAATCCCTGGAAGAGGTCATGAATAAACTATCCGAGCTGGATTTGAAACTGCGCAATGAAGATGATTAA
- the rplQ gene encoding 50S ribosomal protein L17 has translation MAYAKLGRNTGHRKAMLRNLVTALFRDERITTTETRAKEVKRIADKMVTLAKRGDLAARRQALEYIYEERVVRKLFDTYGPKYAERQGGYTRVVKLGYRRGDAAQLALLELV, from the coding sequence GTGGCTTACGCTAAGTTGGGCCGCAACACCGGCCATAGAAAGGCTATGTTGCGTAACCTGGTGACTGCTCTGTTCCGTGATGAACGTATTACCACCACCGAGACCCGAGCCAAAGAAGTAAAAAGGATAGCTGATAAAATGGTGACCCTGGCCAAGCGGGGAGATTTGGCCGCTCGCCGCCAGGCACTGGAATATATTTACGAGGAAAGAGTGGTACGTAAACTGTTTGATACTTATGGGCCCAAATATGCTGAACGCCAGGGCGGTTATACCCGCGTAGTCAAGCTGGGTTACCGGCGTGGCGACGCTGCCCAGCTGGCCCTTTTGGAATTGGTTTAA
- a CDS encoding energy-coupling factor transporter ATPase, whose amino-acid sequence MPGHSKLFIKLQNATYIYPGTENPVLREINNNINAGEFIAVIGPNGSGKSTLARLIAGLLIPSGGHVLVDGMDTGLPSNSKKIRRQVGLVLQNPDNQLVAAVVEEDVAFGPENLGLPSAEVRRRVEEALAAVGLSQMRSRPPHMLSGGEKQRLAIAGLLALHPLCVVLDEPTSMLDPVGRQEVVQVLRHLADTGTAVVLITHHMDEAASADRVWALGRGGLLADAEPEVVFSQVKLLHDLGLTLTNTGELARCMTERGFELPTGIVTMEDMVEYLCRVLK is encoded by the coding sequence ATGCCCGGTCATAGCAAGCTTTTTATCAAACTACAGAACGCTACGTATATATATCCCGGCACGGAAAACCCCGTGCTGCGGGAAATTAATAATAATATCAATGCCGGGGAATTTATTGCAGTGATTGGCCCCAATGGGTCGGGTAAATCCACCCTGGCCCGTTTAATCGCCGGTTTATTGATTCCCTCCGGGGGACATGTACTGGTAGACGGTATGGATACGGGTTTACCGTCTAATAGTAAAAAAATACGCCGGCAGGTGGGATTGGTTCTGCAAAACCCGGATAACCAACTGGTGGCTGCAGTGGTGGAAGAAGACGTGGCCTTTGGACCGGAAAATTTAGGCCTGCCGTCGGCTGAAGTGCGCCGCCGGGTGGAAGAAGCGCTGGCCGCAGTTGGTTTGAGTCAGATGCGCAGCCGCCCGCCCCACATGCTTTCCGGTGGTGAGAAACAGCGTTTGGCCATAGCCGGTTTATTGGCTCTGCACCCGTTATGCGTGGTGCTGGACGAACCCACTTCAATGCTTGACCCCGTGGGACGGCAGGAGGTTGTGCAGGTGTTGCGCCATCTGGCAGACACAGGCACGGCGGTGGTGCTGATTACCCATCATATGGATGAGGCAGCAAGTGCAGATAGGGTTTGGGCGCTGGGCCGTGGTGGTTTGCTGGCTGATGCTGAACCCGAGGTGGTATTCAGCCAAGTTAAACTGTTGCATGATCTGGGGTTGACGTTGACCAATACCGGCGAATTGGCCCGCTGCATGACCGAACGGGGCTTTGAACTGCCCACTGGCATTGTCACCATGGAGGATATGGTGGAGTATTTATGCCGTGTATTGAAGTAG
- a CDS encoding energy-coupling factor transporter ATPase, whose translation MPCIEVEGLTHIYFPGTPLETMALRDINLTVDEGEFIALAGAAGSGKSTLVQHFNGLLLPTAGSVRVFGGNTMDKKHRQGLWRRVGLVFQFPERQIFSATVFDDIAFGPLNMGWDASKVEKLAKETLGLVGLPEQIQAADPATLSGGILRRVAIAGVLVMRPRVLIMDEPGAGLEPAARQLILAGLKKLQAQHGVTVILITHHLEDAAVFADRVAVLRRGSLLCVGKTREILSRIRILQEAGLKAPFAVELAHRLIVAGIEIPDIPLTIDDAARLLHGLVQTTRAEPGREQ comes from the coding sequence ATGCCGTGTATTGAAGTAGAGGGACTGACTCATATATATTTTCCCGGCACGCCTCTTGAGACCATGGCTTTACGGGATATAAATCTGACGGTGGATGAGGGAGAGTTTATAGCCCTGGCGGGCGCAGCCGGTAGTGGCAAATCCACACTTGTACAGCACTTTAACGGTTTACTGTTGCCCACCGCGGGCTCTGTACGGGTATTTGGCGGGAATACCATGGATAAAAAACACCGCCAGGGACTGTGGCGCCGGGTTGGGTTAGTTTTTCAATTTCCGGAAAGACAAATATTTAGCGCTACGGTATTTGATGATATTGCCTTTGGGCCCCTGAATATGGGATGGGATGCTTCGAAGGTGGAAAAGCTGGCGAAGGAAACACTGGGTCTGGTGGGGCTACCGGAACAAATCCAGGCTGCGGATCCAGCGACACTCAGCGGAGGTATACTCCGGCGGGTCGCCATAGCCGGAGTGCTGGTCATGCGTCCCCGGGTTTTAATCATGGATGAGCCCGGGGCCGGCCTTGAACCGGCGGCCAGGCAGTTAATTCTGGCCGGCTTAAAGAAACTTCAGGCGCAGCATGGTGTTACCGTTATATTAATTACTCATCACCTGGAAGACGCGGCGGTTTTTGCCGATCGGGTGGCTGTGCTCCGCCGGGGAAGTCTCTTATGTGTAGGGAAAACACGGGAAATCCTTAGCCGGATCCGGATACTGCAGGAGGCCGGCTTAAAAGCGCCATTTGCCGTGGAACTGGCCCACCGGTTAATCGTTGCGGGCATAGAAATACCTGATATACCGTTGACCATAGATGATGCCGCCCGGCTGCTGCACGGGCTTGTACAGACCACCCGAGCCGAGCCGGGGAGGGAACAGTGA
- a CDS encoding energy-coupling factor transporter transmembrane component T family protein, with translation MNGFSMGQYLPASSPVHRLDPRTKLICAALVVPAVIITFNLLALALVSLWTLLAAALSGIKPGVYWRSLKPLWVLLLISFVLQVFFTPGDPLIAAGFVEISRQGLLLSGWLLWRISVLLLVAAALTFTTTPLQLTAALEWLLSPLRRVRIPVGELAMMINLALRFVPTLFDEARHLMLAQRSRGADFTSGSIKERVSKLAPFIIPLLTSIFSRADELALAMEIRCYQVGATRSRMHVLRFGPADYAAMLLSMVILTVVVAMRML, from the coding sequence ATGAACGGTTTTTCTATGGGGCAGTATCTCCCTGCATCCTCACCGGTGCACCGTCTGGACCCCCGGACTAAATTAATTTGTGCGGCACTGGTGGTACCCGCAGTAATTATAACATTTAACTTATTAGCCCTGGCTTTGGTATCCCTGTGGACACTTTTGGCCGCGGCACTGTCGGGAATTAAGCCCGGCGTTTACTGGCGAAGTTTAAAGCCGTTGTGGGTGCTGCTGTTGATCAGCTTTGTATTACAAGTTTTTTTCACCCCCGGCGATCCACTCATAGCTGCAGGGTTTGTTGAAATATCACGGCAAGGACTGTTGCTCAGTGGATGGTTGTTGTGGCGTATCAGTGTGCTGCTATTGGTAGCGGCCGCGCTTACCTTTACCACCACCCCCCTGCAACTGACTGCAGCGTTGGAATGGCTTTTGTCCCCCCTGCGAAGGGTGAGGATACCAGTAGGGGAATTGGCTATGATGATTAATCTGGCGCTGCGTTTTGTGCCCACTCTTTTTGATGAGGCCAGGCATTTGATGCTGGCGCAGCGATCAAGAGGGGCTGATTTTACCAGCGGTAGTATTAAGGAACGCGTAAGTAAACTGGCCCCCTTTATAATACCATTGCTCACCAGTATTTTTAGCCGGGCCGATGAGCTGGCCCTGGCTATGGAAATTCGCTGCTACCAGGTGGGTGCCACCCGTTCCCGCATGCATGTGTTGCGTTTTGGGCCGGCGGATTATGCAGCCATGTTGCTAAGTATGGTTATTTTGACAGTGGTGGTGGCTATGCGTATGCTGTAA
- the truA gene encoding tRNA pseudouridine(38-40) synthase TruA, with protein MRNVKLTVAYDGTNYHGFQEQRGTGLATVQEVLELCLGRLAGRRVQVTGAGRTDAGVHALGQVVNFDAAGWPIPVERIPLAMNGLLPGDVVVTEAREVGQDFHARFSARAKIYRYTIWNNRIPSPFNRLYSSFWPVPLNDEAMSQACDHLLGRHDFKCFQASGATVKTTVRTLYRAEVIREGTLVHFVFKGDGFLYNMVRIMTGTLLQVGMGKASPDSIRNLLESRQRAQAGPTMPPQGLCLEHVEY; from the coding sequence ATGCGTAATGTTAAACTAACCGTGGCTTATGACGGCACTAATTATCACGGTTTTCAGGAGCAGCGGGGCACCGGGTTGGCTACCGTGCAGGAGGTACTGGAACTTTGTCTGGGGAGATTGGCGGGGCGGCGAGTGCAGGTAACCGGTGCCGGTCGTACTGATGCCGGGGTGCATGCCCTTGGGCAGGTGGTTAACTTTGATGCTGCGGGATGGCCCATACCGGTGGAACGCATACCCCTGGCGATGAACGGCTTACTGCCGGGTGACGTTGTAGTGACGGAAGCCAGGGAGGTGGGGCAGGATTTTCATGCCCGTTTTTCCGCCCGGGCTAAAATCTACCGGTATACCATATGGAATAATCGCATTCCCTCCCCGTTTAATCGCTTGTACAGCAGTTTTTGGCCGGTACCCCTAAATGATGAAGCTATGTCCCAGGCCTGTGACCACCTGTTGGGCCGACATGACTTTAAATGTTTTCAGGCATCGGGAGCCACTGTAAAAACCACTGTACGTACGCTGTACCGGGCGGAAGTGATACGCGAGGGCACTCTGGTACATTTTGTTTTTAAAGGCGATGGCTTTTTGTATAATATGGTACGCATAATGACAGGTACACTTTTGCAGGTGGGTATGGGCAAAGCCAGCCCCGATTCAATCAGAAATCTGCTTGAGTCCCGTCAACGGGCACAGGCCGGGCCGACCATGCCGCCACAGGGATTATGCCTGGAACATGTCGAGTATTAA
- the rplM gene encoding 50S ribosomal protein L13: MRTTYMAKPADVQRKWYIIDGEGKVLGRLATEAARLLRGKHKPTFTPHVNTGDHVVIINADKVVLTGNKLRQKMYYRHSGYPGGLKATSYEKLMQSKPELAVYKAITGMLPHNSLGRDMARKLRVYRGSEHPHEAQKPEVWEM, translated from the coding sequence ATGAGGACGACATATATGGCCAAGCCCGCCGATGTACAGCGCAAGTGGTACATTATCGACGGCGAAGGCAAAGTGCTGGGACGCCTGGCAACTGAGGCCGCCAGGTTATTGAGGGGAAAGCATAAACCAACTTTCACGCCCCATGTTAATACCGGTGACCATGTAGTAATTATTAATGCTGATAAAGTAGTACTTACCGGTAATAAATTACGCCAGAAAATGTATTACCGGCACTCGGGTTATCCGGGTGGATTAAAGGCTACCAGTTATGAAAAACTGATGCAAAGCAAACCCGAACTGGCCGTTTACAAAGCAATTACCGGCATGCTGCCCCATAATAGCCTGGGCAGGGACATGGCCAGAAAATTAAGGGTATACCGCGGTAGTGAACATCCCCATGAGGCCCAAAAGCCTGAAGTTTGGGAAATGTAA
- the rpsI gene encoding 30S ribosomal protein S9, whose amino-acid sequence MALVQFYGTGRRKDAVARVFLRPGEGKMTVNDKSLEEYFGRKTLQIVARQPLELTGAGSRFDVIAKVLGGGVSGQAGAVKMGIARALIEADPNLRPVLKKAGFLTRDPRMKERRKYGLKKARRAPQYSKR is encoded by the coding sequence GTGGCTCTAGTTCAGTTTTACGGTACCGGGCGCAGAAAAGATGCGGTAGCCAGAGTTTTTCTTCGTCCCGGTGAAGGCAAGATGACAGTAAACGATAAAAGCCTGGAAGAATATTTTGGCAGGAAAACATTGCAAATTGTTGCCCGCCAGCCATTGGAATTAACCGGTGCGGGGAGTCGTTTTGACGTTATAGCCAAGGTTTTGGGCGGCGGTGTCAGCGGCCAGGCCGGTGCAGTTAAAATGGGCATTGCCCGGGCATTGATTGAGGCAGACCCTAATTTAAGGCCCGTGCTTAAAAAAGCGGGATTTTTGACCCGTGATCCACGCATGAAAGAAAGGCGTAAATACGGCCTGAAAAAAGCCCGCCGGGCTCCGCAATACTCCAAGCGCTAG